GCACGACACACATAACCATATTCCATATCCCCAGCTCTCGAATTAGCAGCAGAGAAAGCCAAGCACAGGTCCACACATCATGGAGATGGAGCTCAACCTTGTCTCGTACGTGTCCATCGCCCTGTTCGTCCTCTCCGGCGCGTACGTCTACCACACGACGCGGAGCCGGTCGCCGAGGCCGCGGCTCCCGCCGTCACCGCCTGGGTGGCCCGTGATCGGCCACCTCCACCTGCTGACGGACATGCCGCACCACGCGCTTGCGGAGCTGGCCAGGACCATGCGCGCCCCGCTACTCCGGCTCCGGCTTGGGAGCGTCCAGGCCGTGGTGATCTCCAAGCCTGACTTGGCCCGCGCGGCGCTCACCAGCAACGACGCGGCCATGGCGTCCCGCCCGCACCTTCTCTCAGGCCAGTTCCTTGCGTTCGGGTGCTCCGAGGTCACGTTAGCCCCGGCGGGGCCGTACCACCGGATGGTGCGGCGGGTGGTCGTCTCCGAGCTCCTCTCGGCGCGCCGCGTCGCCACCTACGGCAGCGTCCGGTGCAAGGAGCTCCGCCTCCTACTCGCGCACCTCACCAAGAACACCACGCCGGGGACGCCCGTCGACCTCAGCGAGTGCTTCCTGAACCTCGCCAACGACGTGCTCTGCCGTGTGGCCTTCGGCCGCCGCTTCCCGCATGGCAAGGATGACAAGCTCGCCGCGGTACTCACCGAGGCCCAGGACCTCTTCGCCGGGTTCAACGTCGGGGACTTCTTCCCTCAGCTCGAGCCCTTTGCGAGCACCATCACCGGGCTCCGCCGCCGGCTGAAGAGCTGCTCCGCCGACCTCCGCGAGGTCTGCGACGACATCGTCGAGGAGCACGTGAGCGGCAAGCACCAGCGCCTCCCCGGCGACCGCGACGAGGACTTTGTGGACGTGCTCCTCCGCGTCCAGAAGTCGC
Above is a window of Triticum aestivum cultivar Chinese Spring chromosome 6B, IWGSC CS RefSeq v2.1, whole genome shotgun sequence DNA encoding:
- the LOC123133124 gene encoding tryptamine 5-hydroxylase encodes the protein MEMELNLVSYVSIALFVLSGAYVYHTTRSRSPRPRLPPSPPGWPVIGHLHLLTDMPHHALAELARTMRAPLLRLRLGSVQAVVISKPDLARAALTSNDAAMASRPHLLSGQFLAFGCSEVTLAPAGPYHRMVRRVVVSELLSARRVATYGSVRCKELRLLLAHLTKNTTPGTPVDLSECFLNLANDVLCRVAFGRRFPHGKDDKLAAVLTEAQDLFAGFNVGDFFPQLEPFASTITGLRRRLKSCSADLREVCDDIVEEHVSGKHQRLPGDRDEDFVDVLLRVQKSPDLEVPLTDDNLKALILDMFVAGTDTTFATLDWVMTELVRHPRILQKAQEEVRRVVGAKGRVEESDLAELPYMRAIIKETFRLHPAVPLLVPRETVAACTQGGYDIPAKTRVYINTFAMGRDPEIWEDPLEYSPERFEVAGAGGEIDLKDPDYKLLPFGGGRRGCPGYTFALATVQVSLASLLYHLEWALPAGVRAEDVSVEETFGLATRKKEPLFVAVRKSDVYEFKGEELSEV